DNA sequence from the Peptoniphilus sp. GNH genome:
ATTTATTATTATATCCCTTTGTAAAGAAAATTCAAGAGAATTAGATAAATTTTTAACTATTTTTTTAACTATCTTTTCACCTATTCTTTACCTTTTTAATAAGATTTCTACTATCTTTTCTGCCGACCTTCCATCTCCGTATGGATTTATAGCTTGAGCCATTAATTTGTAGAGTTTATCATTTTCTATGAGTTCTTTTACTGTCTCATAAATTTTTTTATATTTGGTACCAGCCAAAACTGCCGTCTTGGCATCCACACCTTCCATCCTCTCGGTTTCTTCTCTCACAACCACTACAGGCTTTCCAAGTGCCGGTGCCTCTTCTTGAATTCCACCTGAGTCTGTTACCACCATATAAACTCTCTTCATTAAATTTGAAAACGGAAGATAGTCTAAGGGTTCAATCAAGTGAACTCTCGGATGGTCTTTAAAGATTGCTTTTGCGATTGTTCTTACTTTTGGGTTTAAATGAATCGGAAAAACAACTTCCACATCTTCGTGGTCTTTTAAAACATCTCTAACTGCACTGAAAATGTTTTCCATAGGCTCGCCTATGTTCTCCCTCCTGTGCGATGTGAGCAAGATTATTTTTTTGTTTTCATAATCTAAATCATTCAAAATCTGGTCTTCAAATTTGTAATCTTCTTTTACTGCATAATGCAAAGCATCTATTACGGTGTTTCCTACAAGATAAATATTTTTGTCGTCAAAGCCTTCATTTAGAAGATTTTGTCTGTTACCTTCGGTCGGAGCAAAGTGATAAGTGCTCAAGACCCCTGTGAGTTTTCTATTTGCTTCTTCTGGGTAGGGGGAGTAAAGATTGTGAGATCTAAGTCCCGCCTCCACATGACCTATCTTTACCTTTTGATAGAAGGCTGCCAAAGCACCGGCAAATACACTTGTCGTATCTCCTTGAACTAAAAGCACATCCGGCTCGTATTCTTTTATTACTTTTTCAAGTCCTTGTAGACTTGCTACTGTTATATCTGTAAGAGTTTGATTGTTTTTGAATATGTTTAGATCATAGTCTGGTTTTATATCAAAAATCTCTAAAACTGAGTCCAACATCTGTCTATGCTGAGCAGTTACTAGAACTTTGAAATCAGCTTTTCTTTTTTCAAGCTCCTTTACTATCGGAGCCATTTTTATTGCCTCGGGTCTGGTTCCAAAAACCACTAGAATTTTCATTCTTCCTCCTTGCTCTTATCACTTGCCTTGGGTCCTTTAAACATGCCACTTGCCCAAGCAACCAATACTATTCCTATTATAATTAAAGCGGATATCAAAAGACCTTTTTGAGTGTTAAAGTCCGCTATCAAATTTGCCAATATACCAAAAATCATGGATATGATATAGAGGATTGAAACTGTCTGTCTTTGGCTTAGTCCTAGACCTAAAAGTCTGTGATGCAAATGTCCCTTGTCTGCCTGCATGATACTTTGACCAGAAAGTTTTCTCCTTATCATGGCAAAGGTCGTATCAAAAACAGGTACTCCCAAAATCAAAACAGGCACAAAAATGGTAAGCACTGTGGCTGATTTCATGAAGCCTTGAATTGATATATAAGAAAGCACATATCCTAAAAAGAGAGCCCCTGTGTCTCCCA
Encoded proteins:
- the wecB gene encoding UDP-N-acetylglucosamine 2-epimerase (non-hydrolyzing), with protein sequence MKILVVFGTRPEAIKMAPIVKELEKRKADFKVLVTAQHRQMLDSVLEIFDIKPDYDLNIFKNNQTLTDITVASLQGLEKVIKEYEPDVLLVQGDTTSVFAGALAAFYQKVKIGHVEAGLRSHNLYSPYPEEANRKLTGVLSTYHFAPTEGNRQNLLNEGFDDKNIYLVGNTVIDALHYAVKEDYKFEDQILNDLDYENKKIILLTSHRRENIGEPMENIFSAVRDVLKDHEDVEVVFPIHLNPKVRTIAKAIFKDHPRVHLIEPLDYLPFSNLMKRVYMVVTDSGGIQEEAPALGKPVVVVREETERMEGVDAKTAVLAGTKYKKIYETVKELIENDKLYKLMAQAINPYGDGRSAEKIVEILLKR